In the genome of Sardina pilchardus chromosome 14, fSarPil1.1, whole genome shotgun sequence, the window CAATTTTCCTAAAATGGAAGTGGTatcacaacttttttttttttcagcttgaAGTCTGGgccctgatgtacagtatgcgtgtgaGCCTTGCATTTACAACTGCATCCACACAGCTGTGTAGAATGAAACAGCCCAAACACATCCTTcagaaccatttttttttttttttttttaaagaaccaCAGCCATTTCACACAAAGGCTAACAAAGGATTTCACTCACCATTACAAAATCGTCGCTCTCATTAGAAACCCATGCGAGGTTTCTTTTTCTTAGGCAGGGACACCCGTGAGAGGGACACCCGGATCTGAGGGGGTCtttgggaggaggagaagctggAAAGCTGGGAGGAGGGGGCCATCACAGAGAGGGAGCTCTCCTCCAGCAAAGCCTGACCGGCCTCCTGAGAGCTGAACAGAGACTGCAACATATCCTGCTCTGTCCGTCTGGGTTTCTTCTGAGCCGGGCCCAGCATGGAAGGCCGGCTGGACTCGGCGGACAGGAAGAGCGGAGGGGATTCAGACGACGCCACAGGGGCGAACTCCTGCGCTGCTGCGGAGACGTGAGGGGTGGCGTCCTGCTGTGGCTGTGTAGACTGTGTGCTCTGGAAAAGTGGCTTCCCCAAACTGAGATCTGAGGTGATTGTGAGCTCTGGTGAGGCCGCTGCGCTTTTACTGGAACCAGCACGGCTTGCTACGTCTTCGCCCCAGTCCGAGCCCAGGTCTTGGCTAGAAAATCCAGAGAATTCCGAGTCGGACTGGTAGCTGACTGTGGAGGTGAAACTCCTGGCGAGGTACACACCGCGACGTCTCTTGGCCTTCTCCTGCCGTCGCTTCCGGCGCAGGGCCTCCCGCTTCCGCTCCTTGTTCAGGCCCAGCTTGTCCTCCCACCACTGCCTCCACCTGCCCTGCCACGCCTCACTCAGTCTCTGGCTGAGATCGTCGGTCCACTCCGAGGGCTCCAGCACTCCAGGGACAGGGGTGATGGGGAGTGGAGGCAAGTGGGTGGACGAGTGGACAACAATCTCCCCCCTGCTCATGCTCTTCCTCAGGTCCTGCTGCACACTCTGGGATCTAGGCTCCCCAAGTGGGTCGCTCTGAAGATCAACATAGACGCCCATGTCTCTGGTGTATTTTGTACAATGTGAGAAGTGTGACTTCGGGGCTGGCAAACTATCAAGACCGGAAAGCCACTTACTCCACTCGCTAAGTACTTCCTTGTTAAGCGGCAACCGGGTGCGTGGGAGACTGGCGGCTGTAACAGGGGGCTGGACAGCTGGGCCTAAAGATTGGGTAGGTAGCTGACCACATTCATTCTCCAAATCTGAAGCGGAAAGATGTTCTGCGCTGACATTGGCTACCACCTCAAAACCACCAAAAGACCTCTGGCTAGGGACGGAATCTTCATCTGAGAAATCACTAGATACAGGAGGTATTAATCGGTCTACTCCCTTCTCCGCCTCCTCCTGCCTTTCAGAGAACGGAGAGGAATCCTCTGcaccctcctccgcctcctgccTTTCAGAGGGCGGAGAGGAATCCTCTGCAGGGCCTTCCGAGCACAGCCCCAGGGTCTGGTAGAACACGTCTCCGGCCACAGtgagctgcaacacacacagatgctggcTGCTCTGGATGGCTGTCAGGCCTGTGAGAAAGATACAGCAGTCAAGACATCAAAGTGGGGAGACAGAGGCACAAAGGCAATAGAGAACATGTGCATTAATTCATTCTCTTCACTTGGGTTTGGGAAGCAAAGAGTCCTTTCAATGATCTACAGTTCTTACCAGCAGCTGGCAGAGACAACCTCTCCTGAGCGGTCTGGTTTCTGTGAGGTAGTCTGACAGGCAGGTGGGGCAGAGTCTCACTAGGGCTGAGTAGTTTCTGAAGTGGACCTCGGGCTAcacaggcttcttcacagccACCTAAAACCATATTCAAATTCAGTATTCCCATGCACTGACAGGAAGTCACTAAAACCAGGAAGTGTTTGACTGCTCATAGTAAATGAAGATGATCGACAGATAGACAAAAGTTAACAAGATTTTGTCAACTAAGGACAATGAAAGTAGTCAGTGTTACCACATGTTATTCCAACAGCTCATCTACTCTACTAAAAGCGAGCAGCCACACGGGCAACTGTAGCCACTGATAGATACAGACCTGAGTACTGCAGCATTATTATCTCCTGGGTCTTCTGAGAGCCCAACAGCAGCTGGTTATTCCTCTGAGGTGAAGCTCCAGCCAAGACATGCGCAAACATGGGAGGGCTCTCCATGAAGTGGTCCCATGTCAGCATGGGCACAGATGGCATACGCTCATCCATTATGTATGCTGAATACTAACAGAGGAATACACAGAACTAAATCAATCAGTCATGTTTTTATGATTATCTAAAAATCAACTACCAGGACTTCCATTCAAATGTTGCTTTAGTAACTGATCAGGATTATCAGATTCAAAATCAGCCATTTTTAATCCAGGACACTTGAAACTAATAGTACATGGATTGAACTTCCTTGCCGTATAGAGTGTGGCGAGAGCTATATTCGACATAAAAGCACTAAAAAACTGTGGAATTCACCTGTGTGGTAACAAGATGGTGGTAGGCATGTACCTCACTGAGGTACTGGGACATGATTATTCTCTCCCCTCGCTTGGCCTCAGATACCTTGCCAATGCGGAATAAGGTGTAACTTTGATTTTCATGAGCCTGGAAACAAAAGGAGCAGGATTTATTAGCAGTACGGCGATGGGTCAGATTAGAAGATCGTTTGATTGAGGACCAAGTATTTGGACCTCAGACCAATTAACAGGTTGAGGCTCACCCTGAAGTCTGTAAGGTCAGCTCCCGTTCGGTCAGTGTAGACCATGACTCTAGGGTGTGCAGAGAACTCACACCACCTCCATGTGGACTTTGCATTGAAGTAGAGATTAGAGTCCTCCTCTCTGACTTTGGTCAGTCTGTTGGGAAGATAAACAAAGCTCAGAATTTTCTCAAGCCAACAGGAACCAAACTAAATTTTGGCAAAACACTCAACTGTTTCAAGTCTTCCTCGGGTCATAAAGTCGTGATTAAAGTACAGATATGAACTGGCTCTGAGTATCTGTATGGTGGGCCTTTTCAGATAGCTTTCTCAGTGTCGCTTGAGTATGAACACACTGACATGTTTttgcaggcaacacacacagcctctgaaCAAACATTATGTACACTTCTGAACAACAGAGTGGGTGCCAGCAAGTTAGTCTATTTTTTATCCTTGACAATGTTCAACATCTATCATCACAGCCTGAGTGATGGTTACAGGGGAGTGAGAGTCTGTTGAAATGAGGGATGTATTTTAAGGACTTAAATATCTACCATGTCCAACCAGCCATATTTTTCTATTGACCCTTTTTTTTGTACAAAAGCATGTTGTTTGTAACCACATATCTACACCTCCACTGCAAAATGTCAGGCATAATCGCAATGAGACCTGTGGCGATAACACAGGCATATCAACTAATGAACAGCACAGAACTTCCTGTGACGAGCAGTGAAACTGTACACATAGTGCTGAGAGCTGTTGTGTCTCACCCTTTTCCCACAGTCCAGAGATACACTGCTCCACTCTCACTGGCTACCAGCAGCTCTTTTGATACATGGGGGCTGAAAAAGAGCAATCGTTTTTTTAATATTCACTCATACAACAATCATACAGCAAATGCAGGCAAACCAGAACCAAGTCCTGACACATCAGCTGAAACATCAAAACTAGTCGGCAACCTTCCAATCCAGTAAAGCAAAAAAAGTGCTGCGCTTTCAGCTACTCATCATGTTGCAATTCCTGAGTAACAGTAGCCTTCGTGCCCTACATTTTGGGCTGAAGTCTGGCCCAGTTGCACACTAACCTGCTCCTGCTCAGAGGCCTGAAAGGCTGGTTCTAGTTAGTCAAACATGCCATAGAGGCATGTTCCCCCTCCCTGGAGACTAAGCCCAATAGGGCCAAACTGAACATGTTCCAGCTGCACTCAACACCACAATTCCTCTCTAATAAGACATATGTGTTGCACATCTGCTGCAAGATCTGCTTTCACGGCTTCTCCCAGAGTATTTTACGACTGACTTTACATATCTGCACACCTATGGTAAGCAGTAGGCTGTTTTACAAGATTTAACACTCATCCATTTTATTTAGGATCAGATTAagactcaacactcaacactcaacactcaacactcaacactcaacactcaacactcaacactcaacactcaacactcaacactcaacactgcaatgccccccccccccctccccaaacagcATAACCGGCTATTTGGAATTCCAAACTTACccggctcttacactactcccctccaaGTATTTGCAACGGACATTATGTTAATGAGCTCGTGTCTGAACAAAGCGAAGAAAATGCAAAGACTCTGTTCATGTGCGTGCTCAACCAGGTTCAACCACACGGAGATTCTGACATCATCTCAGTATCGTCTCTGAATCACCTGAAGGGACGGACTTCCATTTCACAAAGCTCCGCATATGCTACGGAGGATGTGTTTGAAAGCAGCTAATATTGTATCGGTGTTATGTTCATACTTTGCAGTAAAACATGCATATTTAGTTTATTATTGCGCTTCTCAACTGTAAGGAGACCATGAGAGCAAATAttctttagtgctgctttaagtAAATTAGGAAAGCAAATTAGGTAAAAGGGTATACGGTAATTCCTTTATTGTGGGTGAATCTAGCTAGTTTGTCTTAAGGTGCTTCTAACATTAAGTCATTAACACATATTTTAACAATTTGCAACAATTTTGCAATTCTGATTTAATATGAATGTCAAGCATTTTCCATCACAGCGACTAAGGTTGATGGATTCAGGTGACACTACATTTGGTGGCATTTCTCTAGTGTTTCTGGTCAAGTTACTGTGACATCCTTTCAAACTACTCattatgtttaaaatatgcaaatgagttgTTGTAAAACTCATGTTAGGGAGGCTCAGAGACATTTTTGTAGACCTGTAAGGCAAGTTTCTAGGTGCACATACCTGGAGGTTATACTATTAGTGGTATGTTCTTTAACTAAAGGCGTGTTCAAGACTGAAACACAGGGGAATGTTTGTAGAACTGCCTTGTTCCTCATTTCTATTACCAGTTTAAATAGCAGAACCAgaaaacccacacacaaaacattttttaaaagttcTAAAAGAACACAATCGCCAGTAATCTAATGCCAAATTTGATAATTTAGCTTTAGGTTCAACATGCCACAGAAGCTTCATAATACACCCCTCTGGGATAGAATTCAAGTAGACTTGCACTGCTTTGAAAGCTCAGTAACAGTTCCTAGTTATATAGCTCCATAGCCTACAGTTAGCATCTGGATTTGATGGGAGAAGGCACAAAACCATGGCATGTTCAGTACATTGCTtgcagggtttcccgcagcgctttcctgctaaggcggccgccttaacaacacagggctgccgccttaactagcgtcttcaataaataaataaataaataaataaatatattatgtatagtgatattcgccgtattactctgacatgttttctccctgtcattccaaaccgtagccgctagtctcccttctctgtagaacgcataaaaaaagaaacattttcaaatcgagttggcacaggcgacgcgctcattcagcatgagtatttgatatcaggtgccaatgccacgcatatctcagagtgactgcgaacacaaatagcctaaacctagctagatttgacgactctcacaggaatggttctccgttgaatctaccaaatgtatgggatgagcggcataacacttttgagcgctgtatctttttttttttttttatcactcgtctatgaatgcatagcccactgcatcttgtaatttgttgtgacaaacacttgtgccatccagcctacagctaacaacaacttgtgacagCTATTCATTtacgtgttgtaaaatactgaaattgtctgaggtttacacaggctaggttaaacttcaaactgtagcctcttgtctcccatgccagtttcattcatcccgaccgggcgggacgggAACACACGTTTCGGTGTGGCTGAAATaactcctgaatgtttttgttcagagctgaacatgcaactgtaggctatttgacaggtgacagatttggttgttagtgacaaaatattagcgttcaatgcggtacattctcgctaattatgttttaaaaagcattaaaaacgttctggctctcttaggctatatgagcaacaggcacgcacaatatacagcttcaatcaaagaattgcagctttaggctactaaatcacaattcactaactttaccatacagtcgcaatgttacattttcatacagtttcatctttatttcatggtatattctaaaatatccaccattacaaatattcttggttttaatagaatattattatattgactggctttaaaatatatcctatggtgctatgctgagcagtgcaaaggttttgaaagatacaaaaggccctgtattggagttgtaaacttacacttttaaggtataatattgtctaaattgtgttaatgatgtttaattggttgctgatacagttaaatctgatacaatgaatgtgaaatccaggtatattgctgtcattagtgtcaaaattcaacattttcaatattaatgaaatgctgacagcctactaaatttttacttcagctgacctccttgtcttcaagtaaatcagaaaagaagttatttagacaagtgtgtgctagactgctcctgtagccaacaatcccctctctaccctttgggaattgaactgttatatgatccttggtgatgtaaattatgaaagcccctttctttggttggtcttgatgcggccttgactcctttaagactcagacttgcttcctaaaagactcggttgttgtcactcggtctcggctgcagttaaaaCAACGGTCTcgactcgaccccccccccgccccccctccccatcgtagggcagtggcggcgatgcggcggggacgctacggcgacgcccccttccccatgacagacaccaccttaactaacacattttctgggggaaaccctggcTTGGCATGTTTTTACTTTGTCATTGTGGAGAATTGGGCGTGTATTGATTAGGGAAATAAATGAAGTTCAACATTTAACTACCACAATCTAAGAAACTTTTGCATGCTCTGCGACattataagacacacacacacaacacaacacaattataGTTTGCATGTTTGGGGTGTTTCATAGCATTCAAACCCTCAATGTGCAGTGTCAAACTTTACATGTACACAGATACCAACGCACCTTACAACCAGGCATGTAGCTGGCTCCTTCGTCTGAATAACCTCGAGGGTTCGTGGGCTCGTAGCATCACCAACTAGCCAAGCACCACAGAAGTGGTCTGAACGCACCCCTACATAAACTGGGAGACACATATGCAGGCACCtttacacaacaaaaaaaagatatgtaCATTCTCTTAGTGCAGATTCTAAAAGACTATTTGATCATCAATGCAGCAGCCACACAAGGACATGAGACCTCTCTTACCAGCCTCCTGTAGGGTCCCCGTGCTGACTTGCCTGATGGGGCCATTCAGGTCAAAGGAAAAGGGCCGACCTCTTAGCTTTAGCTGTGGCGGTCCAGCCCCGCTTGACTTCAGCTCCACCTTGTGGAAGTCTTTCCAAAATATAGTTAAggattctgtttttttattttttttttttaaatgtcgaACAGCCAGCATGTCAGGGaagcaacaataacaatagtTAAATAAGGAGACGATCTACTGAAAATGTAAAATAGcattcagtgtttcccacagattggaaggcaatgtgtggtggttgcCCCATGCATCgcttttttatcgctctcctttcatataatgtaaattatgtttttaacaagatgcaaagcttgtctttatttgaagcacacacattatgtaattatttacattctatataatatactgacatttctggtattcataacagcaaactttatgcagattatagcctactattcatattacaactccacttcttaaattcagctgtctggttgaagcctcaaaatattgtaaacaaagtagcaggctaagcttatcatactctactggttggactgttcagtttccccacatgtgtttaagtttcaaggtaagctaatactttttctccttgggacagacccattaagtcttggagttgaaaatattggtattgagatggtcagtcaacttgaatgcaagagttttaatcaaatacctgcagcatagcctactaatgatgctaaccgaatttgacagtaatttagctagttctgtgcgtcaatgcgttcacgattgtgaatgttttatttggattaaatatgcatgtcgatggcgggtgtccattgagcgcgcacgagagccggccaaggagaatgagtttacttctactgtttggtaatttagttgcacgcatagtctacaaaagttgcgggagaactttatgcttctacccgagcagcgtcaggttcatcagtgcgaccaccgaccacgcttccagggatgatcttgttggttttcatggagatagACGCGGTGTGCGCGGAggtgatgggctgtgtgtgcctgtgtgtgtgtatgagagaaagacgcgtgagtgacagagaggaagcgcaaggaaaggaaattcaccttaacgaatgctgcgcgtttttcaatagcgtttcaatagcgcacaataaataaataaataaaaaataacgaaacgcaatatgtggcggccggtgctgaatctgtggcgcaccgccacaaatttgtctatgtgtgggaaacactggcatTGGCATTTTGGTCAGACTTACTAACAAACTTACATTTCTCTCAAACTGTAGCCAGTTTCAAACCACCTTAGACACTATTCTACATGATGAGTCACGAGAACTTCCGATTCTATTCAGATTTAAATCTCTTAGCTTCATTAATTTGATGTTTATCAATAAATAAGGTACAAATAGAAGACTTCTAGAAATAATATG includes:
- the taf1c gene encoding TATA box-binding protein-associated factor RNA polymerase I subunit C translates to MSCVFTNTGMDNDFPGQLFNRFFNDGPPEGKRGGNVGGWRFYNHVIGREDHQSVQWQAQNEVKGERWSATQQLVLPLLPPSEAHIYSSGLHSKTEPMDFHKHMQNFYQDHSTYAFQTMSHLLLESFYPEKRHGQSHEFLRWRKNVLRELNYTTCPISTTRKRTQCYDNIFGHDIHDIPPPLLAELLHEELVHQREQEELQELATGGALSCISFPDSNDPQEVSLIYPSNPGLQTLNFHKVELKSSGAGPPQLKLRGRPFSFDLNGPIRQVSTGTLQEAVYVGVRSDHFCGAWLVGDATSPRTLEVIQTKEPATCLVVSPHVSKELLVASESGAVYLWTVGKGLTKVREEDSNLYFNAKSTWRWCEFSAHPRVMVYTDRTGADLTDFRAHENQSYTLFRIGKVSEAKRGERIIMSQYLSEVHAYHHLVTTQYSAYIMDERMPSVPMLTWDHFMESPPMFAHVLAGASPQRNNQLLLGSQKTQEIIMLQYSGGCEEACVARGPLQKLLSPSETLPHLPVRLPHRNQTAQERLSLPAAGLTAIQSSQHLCVLQLTVAGDVFYQTLGLCSEGPAEDSSPPSERQEAEEGAEDSSPFSERQEEAEKGVDRLIPPVSSDFSDEDSVPSQRSFGGFEVVANVSAEHLSASDLENECGQLPTQSLGPAVQPPVTAASLPRTRLPLNKEVLSEWSKWLSGLDSLPAPKSHFSHCTKYTRDMGVYVDLQSDPLGEPRSQSVQQDLRKSMSRGEIVVHSSTHLPPLPITPVPGVLEPSEWTDDLSQRLSEAWQGRWRQWWEDKLGLNKERKREALRRKRRQEKAKRRRGVYLARSFTSTVSYQSDSEFSGFSSQDLGSDWGEDVASRAGSSKSAAASPELTITSDLSLGKPLFQSTQSTQPQQDATPHVSAAAQEFAPVASSESPPLFLSAESSRPSMLGPAQKKPRRTEQDMLQSLFSSQEAGQALLEESSLSVMAPSSQLSSFSSSQRPPQIRVSLSRVSLPKKKKPRMGF